The genomic interval TAAGAATCACTCTTCTTCTATGGGCATTGGGCAACATGTACGGATACAGTTCTTCCAGTGTACCTGCCGTTCTTTCCGCTTTTTCTAAACCTTTCATGAAAACCTGAATCACCGCGACGGAACTGCCACGGACTTATACCGAATATGAACTCTAACCCCGTACTAACCGCGGTACCAATCGTTTCGGACAGCTGTGACCATTCATCTTCAGGATAATCTTCTCTCCAGCTGAGTCTATGGAAGGGATCGTTCTTGGGTGCGTATACATATCCGGCTTCATCCAGCATCGAAAGATAATCGAATAGAATACGCCTCTTTCGCGGATTATAAGGCCTGCCGTAAAATCCTTCAACGACTCCGCATAACATCAATTCTCCGTTCATAACTCGTTAACTTCAAGGGTACCTTTTCCTAGCTTTGATACTTGAATCTACAGGAAATTATCGTTCCCATAAATACCTTCAATCTCATCAGGAGGATTAGATGTCCAGAAAAATAGTCGAATCTGTTCCGAACATTTCGGAGGGACAGAATAAGGAACTGATCGATGAAGTTGTAAAAGCTACATCTTCTGTAGCCGGCTGCAAGGTTCTTGATGTCGATCCGGGAGGGAGAGTACGAGGCTCTTCCCGATAAGCTGGGCAAACCGGAATGGAAACCTGATTTTGGCCCCGACGAATGGAATGAAAGCGTCGCAAAAACCTGAGTGTGTACAATAGGAGCAAGAAATTTCCTTATTGCCTACAATGTGAACCTAAATACAAAGGATACTGGCGTTGCCCGCGACATAGGACTAACAATAAGGGACAACGGCAGATTTCTTCGTGACAGTAATTGGAAATTCATCCGCGATGAAGATGGTAAAAAACCAAGCAGGCCGGCAAACTCCAATACTGCAAAGCAACGGGCTGGTACATAAAGGAGTACGATACGGCCCAAGTTACAATGAATCTCACTAATATTTCGGTTACTCCCCTTCACATGGGTTTCGAGACCGTGAAGGAGGAAGCGGAAAAACTTGGTGTCAGAGTCACCGGCTCCGAAGTGGTCGGACTTCTGCCCCTCGAAGCGATGCTTAAGGCCGGATGGTTCTATATTGA from Candidatus Aegiribacteria sp. carries:
- a CDS encoding beta-N-acetylglucosaminidase domain-containing protein; the encoded protein is MLCGVVEGFYGRPYNPRKRRILFDYLSMLDEAGYVYAPKNDPFHRLSWREDYPEDEWSQLSETIGTAVSTGLEFIFGISPWQFRRGDSGFHERFRKSGKNGRYTGRTVSVHVAQCP